A genomic window from Bdellovibrio sp. SKB1291214 includes:
- the secD gene encoding protein translocase subunit SecD, whose translation MEGLRWRTIGAAAGIVLAIVWFAPNMINVGSWWPSKQKMNYGLDIQGGLHLVMGVDVDGVVKESTTRLMASIKADTAKENVGVTDIKSEKPESGELTLHFAAGDKAKVQKYMSEKHPADLQEVGSTDSSLTYRYFDAYMNEYKNKVIQQAIETIRNRIDEFGVAEPSISQQGTNRILVQLPGMADAEKAKQLINTTAKLDFMIVSNEKTPTELMAMIAEVEKAGGYKLEGMKYSDYVTRINNDLKGKLPEKTAVYFEKSGNAATMEAGAVPYLLKTDTDLTGSALDDATVGYDQYGAPMVSLRFNSAGAAKFADLTGNNSGKQMAIVLDKIIKSAPSIRERIGGGSATITLGGGRDRNQMMDEAKMISTALRAGSLPATLEQLEERRVGATLGQDAIAKAKLGAYIGAALIILFMLMYYKGMGVVVTVALGVNVLAVLALLTSFGATLTLPGIAAIALTVGFAVDANVLINERIKEELFAGHSLKVAIKEGYNRAMSAIIDSNVTTGATAVVLLYFGTGPVRGFAVNLLIGIVTTLFANVFFSKVIVDQLVYKFNVKKLSI comes from the coding sequence ATGGAAGGACTTCGTTGGAGAACCATCGGCGCCGCCGCTGGTATCGTATTGGCTATCGTATGGTTTGCCCCAAACATGATCAATGTTGGGAGCTGGTGGCCATCTAAGCAAAAAATGAACTACGGTTTGGACATTCAGGGTGGCTTGCACCTTGTAATGGGAGTTGACGTTGATGGTGTGGTGAAAGAATCCACAACACGTTTGATGGCTTCCATCAAAGCGGATACTGCTAAAGAAAACGTAGGCGTGACTGACATCAAGTCTGAAAAACCTGAATCAGGCGAGTTGACTCTGCACTTTGCAGCTGGCGATAAAGCTAAAGTTCAAAAATATATGTCAGAAAAGCATCCTGCGGACCTTCAAGAAGTTGGATCCACAGATTCTTCGTTAACATATCGTTATTTCGATGCTTACATGAATGAATACAAAAACAAAGTCATTCAACAAGCGATTGAAACAATCCGTAACCGTATCGACGAGTTCGGGGTGGCAGAGCCGTCTATCTCTCAACAAGGTACAAATCGTATCTTGGTTCAATTGCCAGGTATGGCCGATGCTGAAAAAGCGAAACAGTTGATTAATACAACTGCGAAGCTTGATTTCATGATCGTCTCTAACGAAAAAACGCCCACTGAATTAATGGCGATGATCGCTGAGGTTGAAAAAGCCGGTGGTTATAAACTAGAAGGTATGAAGTACTCGGACTATGTGACTCGTATCAACAACGATCTTAAAGGTAAATTGCCTGAAAAGACGGCTGTGTACTTTGAAAAATCTGGAAATGCAGCAACGATGGAAGCTGGCGCAGTTCCGTATCTTCTTAAAACAGATACAGACCTGACGGGCTCTGCTTTGGATGATGCTACTGTTGGTTATGATCAATACGGCGCTCCTATGGTTTCTCTTCGTTTCAACTCTGCAGGTGCAGCTAAGTTCGCTGATTTGACAGGTAATAATTCTGGCAAACAAATGGCGATCGTTTTGGATAAAATCATCAAATCGGCTCCAAGCATTCGTGAACGTATTGGTGGTGGTTCTGCGACTATCACATTGGGCGGCGGTCGTGACCGTAACCAAATGATGGACGAAGCAAAAATGATCTCTACAGCTCTTCGCGCGGGTTCTTTGCCAGCGACTTTAGAGCAATTGGAAGAGCGTCGTGTGGGCGCAACTCTTGGTCAAGATGCTATCGCAAAAGCTAAATTGGGCGCCTATATCGGTGCTGCTTTGATCATCCTATTTATGCTTATGTACTACAAAGGCATGGGCGTCGTGGTGACTGTGGCTTTGGGCGTAAACGTTTTGGCGGTGCTTGCATTGCTAACTTCATTTGGCGCAACTTTGACATTGCCAGGTATCGCGGCGATCGCCTTGACGGTCGGCTTTGCGGTGGATGCGAACGTTTTGATTAACGAACGTATTAAAGAAGAGCTCTTTGCGGGTCACAGTTTGAAAGTGGCGATCAAAGAAGGTTACAACCGCGCGATGTCTGCGATCATCGACTCGAACGTCACAACAGGTGCGACAGCAGTTGTACTTTTGTACTTCGGAACTGGTCCAGTGCGTGGTTTTGCGGTGAACTTATTGATCGGTATCGTAACAACTCTGTTTGCGAACGTTTTCTTCTCGAAAGTGATCGTGGATCAATTGGTTTACAAATTTAACGTGAAAAAGTTGTCAATCTAG
- the yajC gene encoding preprotein translocase subunit YajC, which translates to MLFNLLVNAAFAQSAAPAAGGQPSTLEMFVPFIFIFVIFYFLIIRPQSKRQKEHQKFLTELKRGDEVITSSGILGRLEGITDQFVTVEIADGVKVKMLRTQIATTQKAATEEKK; encoded by the coding sequence ATGTTATTCAATCTACTAGTTAATGCAGCATTTGCTCAATCCGCAGCCCCAGCAGCGGGTGGTCAACCATCTACTCTTGAGATGTTTGTGCCATTTATCTTTATCTTTGTTATTTTCTATTTCCTTATCATTCGTCCTCAGTCTAAACGCCAAAAAGAACATCAGAAGTTTTTGACGGAACTTAAACGCGGTGACGAAGTCATCACGTCTTCTGGTATCCTTGGTCGTCTTGAGGGCATCACTGACCAATTCGTGACTGTAGAGATCGCGGACGGTGTGAAAGTTAAAATGCTTCGTACACAAATTGCGACAACTCAGAAAGCAGCAACAGAGGAAAAGAAATAA
- the tgt gene encoding tRNA guanosine(34) transglycosylase Tgt, with the protein MLDGKNMTNTTDMKLGEFTVHKTEGNARRATLMTAHGPVQTPVFMAVGTKATVKAMTPEELKECGTQVVLGNTYHLHLRPGESTIKKMGGLHKFMNWHGPILTDSGGFQVFSLSKLRNMTEEGVEFRSHLDGAKHFISPEKSMEIQMDLGSDIIMAFDECLQYPATDEEINKSMALTYRWLLRSKAAMTRKESLLFGIVQGGLSLEHRLKSLEQITSVDLPGYALGGFSVGEPIHLMHELLPHVAPKMPANKPRYLMGVGTPTDLIIAIDSGIDMFDCVMPTRVARNGTIFTWQGKVSIKRSEYKEDPSPLDPECDCYTCTNYTKAYLRHMFLSGEILGSRLNTIHNIHFYMKLMEKAREAIAEGRWAAFRDDCLTRFVKKG; encoded by the coding sequence ATGCTTGATGGTAAAAATATGACGAACACAACAGATATGAAATTGGGCGAATTTACAGTTCACAAGACTGAAGGAAACGCTCGCAGAGCTACTTTGATGACGGCTCATGGTCCCGTGCAAACTCCCGTATTTATGGCAGTTGGTACTAAGGCCACGGTGAAAGCAATGACACCGGAAGAACTTAAAGAATGTGGCACTCAAGTTGTTTTGGGTAATACCTACCACTTGCATCTTCGCCCTGGTGAATCGACAATTAAGAAAATGGGCGGGCTTCATAAATTCATGAACTGGCACGGTCCGATTTTAACTGACTCCGGTGGCTTCCAAGTTTTTTCATTATCAAAGCTTCGCAACATGACAGAAGAAGGTGTGGAGTTCCGTTCCCATTTAGACGGTGCAAAACACTTTATTTCTCCAGAAAAGAGCATGGAGATCCAAATGGATCTCGGCTCAGACATTATCATGGCTTTCGATGAATGCCTTCAGTATCCCGCGACTGACGAAGAAATTAACAAGTCTATGGCATTGACGTATCGCTGGTTGCTTCGTTCGAAAGCAGCGATGACTCGTAAAGAAAGCCTTTTGTTTGGTATCGTCCAAGGTGGCTTGAGTCTTGAGCATCGTTTAAAGTCTCTGGAGCAAATCACATCCGTGGATTTACCAGGCTATGCGCTGGGTGGCTTCTCTGTCGGAGAGCCTATTCACTTAATGCATGAGCTATTGCCTCACGTTGCTCCGAAAATGCCAGCCAATAAGCCGCGTTATTTGATGGGCGTGGGTACGCCAACGGATTTAATTATTGCAATAGATTCTGGCATCGACATGTTTGACTGCGTCATGCCTACACGTGTGGCACGTAATGGTACGATCTTTACTTGGCAGGGCAAAGTCAGCATCAAGCGCAGCGAGTACAAAGAAGACCCATCTCCGCTTGATCCAGAATGTGATTGTTATACTTGTACGAACTATACAAAGGCATATCTTCGCCACATGTTCCTAAGTGGTGAAATTTTAGGCTCTCGTTTGAACACGATTCACAACATTCATTTCTATATGAAGTTGATGGAAAAAGCGCGCGAGGCGATCGCTGAAGGCCGTTGGGCGGCGTTCCGTGATGACTGCTTAACGCGTTTCGTAAAGAAAGGGTAA
- the queA gene encoding tRNA preQ1(34) S-adenosylmethionine ribosyltransferase-isomerase QueA, whose amino-acid sequence MKITDLIFDYPEELVATSPQRPSRVMWVENNQPQEITLVDLMEKINKDDVLVVNNTRVLKRRVFSGDVEILFLKQNSDLEWEVLFPSKKFKIGQTLELPLGVTMTLAEKGRPQKVVLNQAVTEDYFQKVAELPLPPYIQKARNARHTVDADESWYQTAWAKTPGSFAAPTASLHFSTNDMEQLRTKGVKIVEVTLHVGLGTFLPVTAEDLNDHDMHEEYVEVSAESWKTIQDARNAGHLIWSLGTTTTRSLESVAGGLLKGSDSDGYQGFTKLLIQPGYKFKVVQRLLTNFHQPESTLLALVSGFSSLETVKTCYLWAIERKFRLFSYGDLTCWSQ is encoded by the coding sequence ATGAAAATCACCGACCTTATTTTTGACTATCCTGAAGAGCTTGTTGCGACTTCGCCTCAGCGACCTTCACGGGTTATGTGGGTGGAAAACAACCAGCCTCAAGAAATCACTCTCGTGGATTTGATGGAAAAAATTAATAAAGACGACGTCCTGGTCGTGAACAACACCCGCGTTTTAAAGCGCCGCGTGTTTTCAGGTGATGTCGAAATTCTTTTTCTTAAACAGAACTCCGACTTGGAATGGGAAGTTTTATTCCCCTCTAAGAAATTCAAAATCGGTCAGACCCTGGAACTTCCGTTGGGAGTTACTATGACGTTGGCTGAAAAGGGTCGCCCTCAGAAAGTGGTTTTGAATCAGGCTGTTACTGAAGATTACTTCCAAAAAGTTGCAGAGCTTCCACTGCCTCCGTACATTCAAAAGGCACGTAATGCTCGTCATACGGTTGATGCCGATGAATCTTGGTATCAAACAGCTTGGGCAAAAACTCCGGGAAGCTTTGCCGCTCCGACCGCAAGTCTGCATTTTTCAACAAACGATATGGAGCAACTACGCACTAAAGGCGTAAAAATTGTCGAAGTGACTTTGCACGTGGGACTTGGAACTTTCTTGCCCGTGACAGCCGAAGATCTAAACGATCATGATATGCACGAGGAATATGTCGAAGTTTCCGCTGAAAGCTGGAAGACAATCCAAGACGCTCGCAATGCGGGTCATCTGATTTGGTCTTTGGGCACAACAACCACTCGTTCACTTGAGAGTGTTGCCGGTGGCTTGTTGAAGGGTTCTGATTCCGATGGCTATCAAGGTTTCACAAAGCTTCTGATTCAGCCTGGCTACAAGTTCAAAGTGGTGCAAAGGCTGCTCACGAACTTTCACCAACCTGAATCCACCTTGCTTGCGTTGGTTTCAGGATTTTCCTCTTTAGAAACAGTTAAAACTTGCTACTTATGGGCGATTGAGAGAAAGTTCCGACTCTTTTCTTATGGCGACCTTACATGCTGGAGCCAGTAG
- a CDS encoding prepilin-type N-terminal cleavage/methylation domain-containing protein, which yields MNLRNNRGYTMVEILAATVITAIVSYSTYSYISYLARVSFQLKLSRVANDNVQAIVESIRFNLSLYQVSFNQSISKEEAVLKADALPWGLSKGEMIPRSDCATKGCQAYFGYVIIPSLFVKNLYQVDLKVATAAQNNSAMKWKEDQWKKYTYYITVK from the coding sequence ATGAACTTACGAAATAACCGCGGTTACACCATGGTCGAAATTTTAGCAGCGACAGTGATTACGGCAATCGTAAGCTACTCGACTTACTCTTATATTTCCTATTTAGCGCGAGTGAGTTTTCAATTGAAGCTCTCACGAGTCGCCAATGATAACGTGCAAGCCATTGTTGAAAGCATTCGGTTTAATTTATCTTTGTACCAAGTGTCATTCAATCAAAGCATCTCCAAAGAAGAGGCAGTTTTGAAAGCAGATGCACTGCCATGGGGGCTTTCAAAGGGCGAAATGATTCCACGATCAGATTGCGCAACTAAAGGATGCCAGGCCTATTTCGGCTACGTTATCATCCCAAGTCTATTTGTAAAAAACCTATATCAAGTTGATTTGAAGGTTGCGACGGCAGCTCAAAATAATTCGGCCATGAAGTGGAAGGAGGATCAGTGGAAAAAGTACACCTACTACATCACCGTCAAATAA